Proteins encoded in a region of the Syngnathus typhle isolate RoL2023-S1 ecotype Sweden linkage group LG20, RoL_Styp_1.0, whole genome shotgun sequence genome:
- the ripor2 gene encoding rho family-interacting cell polarization regulator 2 isoform X4: MAAMDYDPDDMTMMLEEAEDVFLEGGVSPRKPEIMATGMHSPGGPNGIIRSQSFAGFSTLQERRSRCNSFMGNSVAQKKPVSKPKKPQLSGHKGSGGGSAGSREPQPGRLEEIYTALKQGLDEYLEVHQAELDKLTMLMKDMKRNSRLGVLYDLDKQIKAIERYMRRLEFHISKVDELYEAFCIQSRLREGASRMKRAFTCSPSTKATKESIAEVNRRYKEYTENMSAFEGDLENLLGEFHIKMKGLAGFARLCPGDQYEIFMRYGRQRWKLKGRIEVNSRQSWDSDQMIFVPLISELINIKVTELKGLATHLLVGSVICETKELFTAMPQVVAVDINDLATIKLNLEVIWSPFDVEDLTLSSGNVSKAAALQRRVSIYSQGTPDTPTFQDPSFFSTLPDDVFEIGKRLSFAFSDASSPSPVPSSHSPALSNPEITVTPPDTDVCASPSRLRDGSIAEEDEDDQGDGGSGEEIGSGTSGSLEDSEWECTESQRIVRPPTVAPEDVFLDHAEHLKPVQLEQEDEDGGGNLTRQLVKRLTSEADGGGAEADQGLLAEGGLEDAIHGLLLTLEALTHRCRELQDMEQMVMRLEDLLKCRLSGHRRRSSNLSLTVESALESFDFLNTSDFDNDDSVAVVLAMPPTFDIDAGPIGEQAEARGHLSEALTEDTGVGNSVAGSALPLTTTTNDSLDTALATHLRYCRRLVQVLSNSVSPWRRRGVLIKMASQTALLEELAESIADHPGALSSLAQVVLGLAEHNGVLALWAECSGSSGLFHTTLERVAGHMTRRYQQTLSEKYPQNCQAVIPLVAREMVDANDLPESNGPWQEVVTVFQFHAYVVKHQVGDMETHLLHLAAEESFAERLGGGDISVLEEVPAWALWPHSTTLRTLASLLTAHDIIVNQAAADYLANAAAAPHAHFRNKALECYAEALSDAGVHSQRAACAALGCLQAAESVRVVAALCNAADEELRHVAIETLLTFGEEGRLAYEQLNTVPGEMIGLGVRRETAVATDF; the protein is encoded by the exons GTGTGTCACCGCGCAAGCCGGAGATCATGGCCACCGGGATGCACTCACCGGGAGGGCCCAATGGGATCATCCGCAGTCAATCCTTCGCCGGCTTCAGCACCTTACAGGAGCGTCGCTCGCG GTGTAACTCATTCATGGGCAACTCGGTAGCGCAGAAGAAGCCGGTGTCCAAGCCCAAAAAGCCTCAACTGTCCGGCCACAAGgggagcggcggcggcagcgccgGCTCCAGAGAGCCTCAGCCCGGAAGACTGGAGGAGATCTACACCGCACTCAAACAAGGCCTAGA CGAATATCTGGAAGTGCACCAGGCCGAGTTGGACAAGCTGACCATGCTCATGAAGGACATGAAGAGGAACTCTCGTCTG GGCGTTCTCTACGATCTGGACAAG CAAATCAAAGCCATCGAGAGGTACATGAGACGGCTGGAGTTTCACATCAGCAAG GTGGACGAGTTGTACGAGGCCTTCTGCATTCAGAGTCGGCTCCGGGAAGGAGCCAGTCGCATGAAGCGGGCCTTCACCTGCTCGCCCTCCACCAAGGCCACCAAGGAGAGCATCGCCGAAGTCAACCGCCGCTACAAAGAATACACAGAG AACATGAGCGCGTTTGAGGGCGATCTGGAGAACCTGCTTGGGGAATTTCACATTAAGATGAAAG GTTTGGCAGGCTTTGCCCGTCTCTGTCCGGGAGACCAGTACGAG ATCTTCATGCGTTACGGTCGGCAGCGATGGAAACTGAAGGGGAGGATCGAGGTCAACTCCCGCCAGAGTTGGGACAGCGATCAGATGATCTTCGTGCCACTCATTAGCGAGCTGATTAACATCAAG GTGACGGAGCTGAAGGGTCTGGCCACCCACCTGCTGGTGGGTAGCGTCATCTGCGAGACCAAGGAGCTGTTCACCGCCATGCCGCAGGTGGTGGCCGTGGACATCAACGACCTGGCCACCATCAAACTCAACCTGGAGGTCATCTGGTC GCCCTTCGACGTGGAGGACCTGACACTCTCGTCGGGCAACGTGAGCAAGGCGGCAGCGCTGCAGAGACGGGTGTCCATCTACAGCCAGGGCACCCCGGACACGCCCACCTTCCAGGACCCCTCCTTCTTT TCGACTCTCCCGGACGACGTGTTTGAAATTGGCAAGCGTCTGTCCTTCGCCTTCTCGGACGCGTCCAGCCCCAGCCCGGTCCCCAGCTCCCACTCGCCGGCACTGTCCAATCCGGAGATCACTGTCACGCCGCCCGACACGGACGTGTGCGCCTCGCCCTCTAGGCTGCGGGACGGCTCCATTGccgaggaggacgaggatgaTCAGGGAGACGGTGGCAGCGGCGAGGAGATTGGTAGCGGGACAAGTGGCAGCCTGGAGGATTCTGAGTGGGAATGCACCGAGTCTCAGCGCATCGTACGCCCGCCCACCGTGGCGCCAGAGGACGTCTTCCTGGACCACGCTGAGCACCTCAAGCCTGTCCAGCTAGAACAAG AGGACGAGGACGGCGGCGGCAACCTAACACGGCAGCTGGTTAAGCGTCTGACGTCAGAGGCGGACGGGGGTGGCGCGGAGGCAGACCAAGGGCTGCTGGCGGAGGGCGGCCTGGAGGACGCCATCCACGGGCTGCTGCTGACGCTGGAGGCGCTGACGCACCGATGCCGAGAGCTGCAGGACATGGAGCAGATGGTTATGCGGCTGGAGGACCTCTTAAAG TGCCGCCTGTCGGGCCACAGGAGACGCTCGTCCAATCTCAGCCTGACGGTGGAGAGTGCACTGGAGAGCTTTGACTTCCTCAACACGTCCGATTTTGACAATGACGACTCGGTTGCCGTTGTCCTCGCCATGCCGCCGACGTTTGACATTGACGCTGGCCCAATCGG GGAGCAGGCGGAGGCGCGAGGCCACTTGAGTGAGGCGCTGACGGAGGACACAGGGGTGGGGAACAGCGTGGCCGGTAGCGCCCTGCCgcttaccaccaccaccaacgaCAGTCTGGACACCGCCCTCGCCACACACCTGCGCTACTGCCGACGACTTGTCCAG GTGTTGAGCAACAGCGTGAGCCCGTGGCGCCGTCGCGGCGTCCTCATCAAGATGGCGTCTCAAACGGCCCTCCTGGAGGAGCTGGCCGAGAGCATCGCGGACCACCCGGGGGCGCTGTCATCTCTGGCCCAGG TGGTGCTGGGCCTGGCAGAGCACAACGGGGTGCTGGCGCTATGGGCAGAGTGCAGCGGTTCTTCTGGACTCTTCCACACCACGCTGGAACGAGTGGCCGGTCACATGACGCGGCGCTACCAGCAAACACTATCAGAGAAATACCCGCAAAACTGCCAAGCAG TGATCCCTTTGGTGGCGCGCGAGATGGTGGACGCAAACGACCTTCCCGAGTCAAACGGCCCGTGGCAGGAGGTCGTGACCGTTTTCCAGTTTCATGCGTACGTGGTGAAACATCAAGTTGGCGACATGGAGACACACCTGCTGCACTTGGCCGCAGAAG AGTCATTTGCGGAGCGCCTGGGAGGTGGAGATATTTCGGTGCTGGAAGAGGTGCCGGCCTGGGCCCTGTGGCCCCACAGCACCACTCTGAGGACGCTGGCCTCGCTGCTAACCGCCCACGACATCATTGTGAACCAGGCGGCCGCCGACTACCTTGCCAACGCAGCCGCCGCGCCGCATGCCCATTTTAGAAACAAG GCGCTGGAGTGTTACGCAGAGGCGCTGTCTGATGCAGGTGTCCACAGCCAGAGAGCGGCGTGCGCTGCGCTCGGTTGCCTACAG GCGGCGGAGAGCGTCCGAGTCGTGGCGGCGCTGTGCAACGCGGCTGACGAGGAGCTGCGCCACGTCGCCATAGAAACGCTCCTCACCTTTG
- the ripor2 gene encoding rho family-interacting cell polarization regulator 2 isoform X5: MELPGSLNWFRRRPRKPHARRREFNRVSPRKPEIMATGMHSPGGPNGIIRSQSFAGFSTLQERRSRCNSFMGNSVAQKKPVSKPKKPQLSGHKGSGGGSAGSREPQPGRLEEIYTALKQGLDEYLEVHQAELDKLTMLMKDMKRNSRLGVLYDLDKQIKAIERYMRRLEFHISKVDELYEAFCIQSRLREGASRMKRAFTCSPSTKATKESIAEVNRRYKEYTENMSAFEGDLENLLGEFHIKMKGLAGFARLCPGDQYEIFMRYGRQRWKLKGRIEVNSRQSWDSDQMIFVPLISELINIKVTELKGLATHLLVGSVICETKELFTAMPQVVAVDINDLATIKLNLEVIWSPFDVEDLTLSSGNVSKAAALQRRVSIYSQGTPDTPTFQDPSFFSTLPDDVFEIGKRLSFAFSDASSPSPVPSSHSPALSNPEITVTPPDTDVCASPSRLRDGSIAEEDEDDQGDGGSGEEIGSGTSGSLEDSEWECTESQRIVRPPTVAPEDVFLDHAEHLKPVQLEQEDEDGGGNLTRQLVKRLTSEADGGGAEADQGLLAEGGLEDAIHGLLLTLEALTHRCRELQDMEQMVMRLEDLLKCRLSGHRRRSSNLSLTVESALESFDFLNTSDFDNDDSVAVVLAMPPTFDIDAGPIGEQAEARGHLSEALTEDTGVGNSVAGSALPLTTTTNDSLDTALATHLRYCRRLVQVLSNSVSPWRRRGVLIKMASQTALLEELAESIADHPGALSSLAQVVLGLAEHNGVLALWAECSGSSGLFHTTLERVAGHMTRRYQQTLSEKYPQNCQAVIPLVAREMVDANDLPESNGPWQEVVTVFQFHAYVVKHQVGDMETHLLHLAAEESFAERLGGGDISVLEEVPAWALWPHSTTLRTLASLLTAHDIIVNQAAADYLANAAAAPHAHFRNKALECYAEALSDAGVHSQRAACAALGCLQAAESVRVVAALCNAADEELRHVAIETLLTFGEEGRLAYEQLNTVPGEMIGLGVRRETAVATDF; this comes from the exons GTGTGTCACCGCGCAAGCCGGAGATCATGGCCACCGGGATGCACTCACCGGGAGGGCCCAATGGGATCATCCGCAGTCAATCCTTCGCCGGCTTCAGCACCTTACAGGAGCGTCGCTCGCG GTGTAACTCATTCATGGGCAACTCGGTAGCGCAGAAGAAGCCGGTGTCCAAGCCCAAAAAGCCTCAACTGTCCGGCCACAAGgggagcggcggcggcagcgccgGCTCCAGAGAGCCTCAGCCCGGAAGACTGGAGGAGATCTACACCGCACTCAAACAAGGCCTAGA CGAATATCTGGAAGTGCACCAGGCCGAGTTGGACAAGCTGACCATGCTCATGAAGGACATGAAGAGGAACTCTCGTCTG GGCGTTCTCTACGATCTGGACAAG CAAATCAAAGCCATCGAGAGGTACATGAGACGGCTGGAGTTTCACATCAGCAAG GTGGACGAGTTGTACGAGGCCTTCTGCATTCAGAGTCGGCTCCGGGAAGGAGCCAGTCGCATGAAGCGGGCCTTCACCTGCTCGCCCTCCACCAAGGCCACCAAGGAGAGCATCGCCGAAGTCAACCGCCGCTACAAAGAATACACAGAG AACATGAGCGCGTTTGAGGGCGATCTGGAGAACCTGCTTGGGGAATTTCACATTAAGATGAAAG GTTTGGCAGGCTTTGCCCGTCTCTGTCCGGGAGACCAGTACGAG ATCTTCATGCGTTACGGTCGGCAGCGATGGAAACTGAAGGGGAGGATCGAGGTCAACTCCCGCCAGAGTTGGGACAGCGATCAGATGATCTTCGTGCCACTCATTAGCGAGCTGATTAACATCAAG GTGACGGAGCTGAAGGGTCTGGCCACCCACCTGCTGGTGGGTAGCGTCATCTGCGAGACCAAGGAGCTGTTCACCGCCATGCCGCAGGTGGTGGCCGTGGACATCAACGACCTGGCCACCATCAAACTCAACCTGGAGGTCATCTGGTC GCCCTTCGACGTGGAGGACCTGACACTCTCGTCGGGCAACGTGAGCAAGGCGGCAGCGCTGCAGAGACGGGTGTCCATCTACAGCCAGGGCACCCCGGACACGCCCACCTTCCAGGACCCCTCCTTCTTT TCGACTCTCCCGGACGACGTGTTTGAAATTGGCAAGCGTCTGTCCTTCGCCTTCTCGGACGCGTCCAGCCCCAGCCCGGTCCCCAGCTCCCACTCGCCGGCACTGTCCAATCCGGAGATCACTGTCACGCCGCCCGACACGGACGTGTGCGCCTCGCCCTCTAGGCTGCGGGACGGCTCCATTGccgaggaggacgaggatgaTCAGGGAGACGGTGGCAGCGGCGAGGAGATTGGTAGCGGGACAAGTGGCAGCCTGGAGGATTCTGAGTGGGAATGCACCGAGTCTCAGCGCATCGTACGCCCGCCCACCGTGGCGCCAGAGGACGTCTTCCTGGACCACGCTGAGCACCTCAAGCCTGTCCAGCTAGAACAAG AGGACGAGGACGGCGGCGGCAACCTAACACGGCAGCTGGTTAAGCGTCTGACGTCAGAGGCGGACGGGGGTGGCGCGGAGGCAGACCAAGGGCTGCTGGCGGAGGGCGGCCTGGAGGACGCCATCCACGGGCTGCTGCTGACGCTGGAGGCGCTGACGCACCGATGCCGAGAGCTGCAGGACATGGAGCAGATGGTTATGCGGCTGGAGGACCTCTTAAAG TGCCGCCTGTCGGGCCACAGGAGACGCTCGTCCAATCTCAGCCTGACGGTGGAGAGTGCACTGGAGAGCTTTGACTTCCTCAACACGTCCGATTTTGACAATGACGACTCGGTTGCCGTTGTCCTCGCCATGCCGCCGACGTTTGACATTGACGCTGGCCCAATCGG GGAGCAGGCGGAGGCGCGAGGCCACTTGAGTGAGGCGCTGACGGAGGACACAGGGGTGGGGAACAGCGTGGCCGGTAGCGCCCTGCCgcttaccaccaccaccaacgaCAGTCTGGACACCGCCCTCGCCACACACCTGCGCTACTGCCGACGACTTGTCCAG GTGTTGAGCAACAGCGTGAGCCCGTGGCGCCGTCGCGGCGTCCTCATCAAGATGGCGTCTCAAACGGCCCTCCTGGAGGAGCTGGCCGAGAGCATCGCGGACCACCCGGGGGCGCTGTCATCTCTGGCCCAGG TGGTGCTGGGCCTGGCAGAGCACAACGGGGTGCTGGCGCTATGGGCAGAGTGCAGCGGTTCTTCTGGACTCTTCCACACCACGCTGGAACGAGTGGCCGGTCACATGACGCGGCGCTACCAGCAAACACTATCAGAGAAATACCCGCAAAACTGCCAAGCAG TGATCCCTTTGGTGGCGCGCGAGATGGTGGACGCAAACGACCTTCCCGAGTCAAACGGCCCGTGGCAGGAGGTCGTGACCGTTTTCCAGTTTCATGCGTACGTGGTGAAACATCAAGTTGGCGACATGGAGACACACCTGCTGCACTTGGCCGCAGAAG AGTCATTTGCGGAGCGCCTGGGAGGTGGAGATATTTCGGTGCTGGAAGAGGTGCCGGCCTGGGCCCTGTGGCCCCACAGCACCACTCTGAGGACGCTGGCCTCGCTGCTAACCGCCCACGACATCATTGTGAACCAGGCGGCCGCCGACTACCTTGCCAACGCAGCCGCCGCGCCGCATGCCCATTTTAGAAACAAG GCGCTGGAGTGTTACGCAGAGGCGCTGTCTGATGCAGGTGTCCACAGCCAGAGAGCGGCGTGCGCTGCGCTCGGTTGCCTACAG GCGGCGGAGAGCGTCCGAGTCGTGGCGGCGCTGTGCAACGCGGCTGACGAGGAGCTGCGCCACGTCGCCATAGAAACGCTCCTCACCTTTG
- the ripor2 gene encoding rho family-interacting cell polarization regulator 2 isoform X1: MAFTHARSYSRELSFTSMDGSRGSALGRVAVRGRWMGLGHGFYARPVLFYGSLFDFHGWKSTRPHACVSPRKPEIMATGMHSPGGPNGIIRSQSFAGFSTLQERRSRCNSFMGNSVAQKKPVSKPKKPQLSGHKGSGGGSAGSREPQPGRLEEIYTALKQGLDEYLEVHQAELDKLTMLMKDMKRNSRLGVLYDLDKQIKAIERYMRRLEFHISKVDELYEAFCIQSRLREGASRMKRAFTCSPSTKATKESIAEVNRRYKEYTENMSAFEGDLENLLGEFHIKMKGLAGFARLCPGDQYEIFMRYGRQRWKLKGRIEVNSRQSWDSDQMIFVPLISELINIKVTELKGLATHLLVGSVICETKELFTAMPQVVAVDINDLATIKLNLEVIWSPFDVEDLTLSSGNVSKAAALQRRVSIYSQGTPDTPTFQDPSFFSTLPDDVFEIGKRLSFAFSDASSPSPVPSSHSPALSNPEITVTPPDTDVCASPSRLRDGSIAEEDEDDQGDGGSGEEIGSGTSGSLEDSEWECTESQRIVRPPTVAPEDVFLDHAEHLKPVQLEQEDEDGGGNLTRQLVKRLTSEADGGGAEADQGLLAEGGLEDAIHGLLLTLEALTHRCRELQDMEQMVMRLEDLLKCRLSGHRRRSSNLSLTVESALESFDFLNTSDFDNDDSVAVVLAMPPTFDIDAGPIGEQAEARGHLSEALTEDTGVGNSVAGSALPLTTTTNDSLDTALATHLRYCRRLVQVLSNSVSPWRRRGVLIKMASQTALLEELAESIADHPGALSSLAQVVLGLAEHNGVLALWAECSGSSGLFHTTLERVAGHMTRRYQQTLSEKYPQNCQAVIPLVAREMVDANDLPESNGPWQEVVTVFQFHAYVVKHQVGDMETHLLHLAAEESFAERLGGGDISVLEEVPAWALWPHSTTLRTLASLLTAHDIIVNQAAADYLANAAAAPHAHFRNKALECYAEALSDAGVHSQRAACAALGCLQAAESVRVVAALCNAADEELRHVAIETLLTFGEEGRLAYEQLNTVPGEMIGLGVRRETAVATDF; the protein is encoded by the exons GTGTGTCACCGCGCAAGCCGGAGATCATGGCCACCGGGATGCACTCACCGGGAGGGCCCAATGGGATCATCCGCAGTCAATCCTTCGCCGGCTTCAGCACCTTACAGGAGCGTCGCTCGCG GTGTAACTCATTCATGGGCAACTCGGTAGCGCAGAAGAAGCCGGTGTCCAAGCCCAAAAAGCCTCAACTGTCCGGCCACAAGgggagcggcggcggcagcgccgGCTCCAGAGAGCCTCAGCCCGGAAGACTGGAGGAGATCTACACCGCACTCAAACAAGGCCTAGA CGAATATCTGGAAGTGCACCAGGCCGAGTTGGACAAGCTGACCATGCTCATGAAGGACATGAAGAGGAACTCTCGTCTG GGCGTTCTCTACGATCTGGACAAG CAAATCAAAGCCATCGAGAGGTACATGAGACGGCTGGAGTTTCACATCAGCAAG GTGGACGAGTTGTACGAGGCCTTCTGCATTCAGAGTCGGCTCCGGGAAGGAGCCAGTCGCATGAAGCGGGCCTTCACCTGCTCGCCCTCCACCAAGGCCACCAAGGAGAGCATCGCCGAAGTCAACCGCCGCTACAAAGAATACACAGAG AACATGAGCGCGTTTGAGGGCGATCTGGAGAACCTGCTTGGGGAATTTCACATTAAGATGAAAG GTTTGGCAGGCTTTGCCCGTCTCTGTCCGGGAGACCAGTACGAG ATCTTCATGCGTTACGGTCGGCAGCGATGGAAACTGAAGGGGAGGATCGAGGTCAACTCCCGCCAGAGTTGGGACAGCGATCAGATGATCTTCGTGCCACTCATTAGCGAGCTGATTAACATCAAG GTGACGGAGCTGAAGGGTCTGGCCACCCACCTGCTGGTGGGTAGCGTCATCTGCGAGACCAAGGAGCTGTTCACCGCCATGCCGCAGGTGGTGGCCGTGGACATCAACGACCTGGCCACCATCAAACTCAACCTGGAGGTCATCTGGTC GCCCTTCGACGTGGAGGACCTGACACTCTCGTCGGGCAACGTGAGCAAGGCGGCAGCGCTGCAGAGACGGGTGTCCATCTACAGCCAGGGCACCCCGGACACGCCCACCTTCCAGGACCCCTCCTTCTTT TCGACTCTCCCGGACGACGTGTTTGAAATTGGCAAGCGTCTGTCCTTCGCCTTCTCGGACGCGTCCAGCCCCAGCCCGGTCCCCAGCTCCCACTCGCCGGCACTGTCCAATCCGGAGATCACTGTCACGCCGCCCGACACGGACGTGTGCGCCTCGCCCTCTAGGCTGCGGGACGGCTCCATTGccgaggaggacgaggatgaTCAGGGAGACGGTGGCAGCGGCGAGGAGATTGGTAGCGGGACAAGTGGCAGCCTGGAGGATTCTGAGTGGGAATGCACCGAGTCTCAGCGCATCGTACGCCCGCCCACCGTGGCGCCAGAGGACGTCTTCCTGGACCACGCTGAGCACCTCAAGCCTGTCCAGCTAGAACAAG AGGACGAGGACGGCGGCGGCAACCTAACACGGCAGCTGGTTAAGCGTCTGACGTCAGAGGCGGACGGGGGTGGCGCGGAGGCAGACCAAGGGCTGCTGGCGGAGGGCGGCCTGGAGGACGCCATCCACGGGCTGCTGCTGACGCTGGAGGCGCTGACGCACCGATGCCGAGAGCTGCAGGACATGGAGCAGATGGTTATGCGGCTGGAGGACCTCTTAAAG TGCCGCCTGTCGGGCCACAGGAGACGCTCGTCCAATCTCAGCCTGACGGTGGAGAGTGCACTGGAGAGCTTTGACTTCCTCAACACGTCCGATTTTGACAATGACGACTCGGTTGCCGTTGTCCTCGCCATGCCGCCGACGTTTGACATTGACGCTGGCCCAATCGG GGAGCAGGCGGAGGCGCGAGGCCACTTGAGTGAGGCGCTGACGGAGGACACAGGGGTGGGGAACAGCGTGGCCGGTAGCGCCCTGCCgcttaccaccaccaccaacgaCAGTCTGGACACCGCCCTCGCCACACACCTGCGCTACTGCCGACGACTTGTCCAG GTGTTGAGCAACAGCGTGAGCCCGTGGCGCCGTCGCGGCGTCCTCATCAAGATGGCGTCTCAAACGGCCCTCCTGGAGGAGCTGGCCGAGAGCATCGCGGACCACCCGGGGGCGCTGTCATCTCTGGCCCAGG TGGTGCTGGGCCTGGCAGAGCACAACGGGGTGCTGGCGCTATGGGCAGAGTGCAGCGGTTCTTCTGGACTCTTCCACACCACGCTGGAACGAGTGGCCGGTCACATGACGCGGCGCTACCAGCAAACACTATCAGAGAAATACCCGCAAAACTGCCAAGCAG TGATCCCTTTGGTGGCGCGCGAGATGGTGGACGCAAACGACCTTCCCGAGTCAAACGGCCCGTGGCAGGAGGTCGTGACCGTTTTCCAGTTTCATGCGTACGTGGTGAAACATCAAGTTGGCGACATGGAGACACACCTGCTGCACTTGGCCGCAGAAG AGTCATTTGCGGAGCGCCTGGGAGGTGGAGATATTTCGGTGCTGGAAGAGGTGCCGGCCTGGGCCCTGTGGCCCCACAGCACCACTCTGAGGACGCTGGCCTCGCTGCTAACCGCCCACGACATCATTGTGAACCAGGCGGCCGCCGACTACCTTGCCAACGCAGCCGCCGCGCCGCATGCCCATTTTAGAAACAAG GCGCTGGAGTGTTACGCAGAGGCGCTGTCTGATGCAGGTGTCCACAGCCAGAGAGCGGCGTGCGCTGCGCTCGGTTGCCTACAG GCGGCGGAGAGCGTCCGAGTCGTGGCGGCGCTGTGCAACGCGGCTGACGAGGAGCTGCGCCACGTCGCCATAGAAACGCTCCTCACCTTTG